Proteins from a genomic interval of Stenotrophomonas sp. 24(2023):
- a CDS encoding ROK family protein: MSVASPPISATRRPLITLDTDHKRIIWLLRTLGPTPRITIAQQLGMHNGALTRLTRELLMLDVVEERGQVLAGQRGRPSVPLALSGKAGYAAGATVHPGWLEIALVDFAGHIVTRDVMAFDSPDPNDFVHAVDQRLRVLATQSGLMRSRFLGLGVAVPGPAVQTGPSRRHTVDWLHGWREIDNDHFYEDYFGFPVWVENDATLAALAEYYDSGLIGECASALLLYLGHGVGGGVIHRRDVMRGEFGNAGDIGRLFRMAAPRPSGIDLLATLREAGADIHSLFDLEHHLDRHAEVVQAWAARAGEQLGFAANTGVAWLDPGAVILSGSLPRPVLEAVGQHLQPARWSSALDILRHPVVHVSRLGGSAVAVGAALLPIHQLGADGIG, encoded by the coding sequence ATGAGCGTTGCTTCCCCGCCCATCAGCGCCACGCGCCGCCCGCTGATCACCCTGGACACCGACCACAAGCGGATCATCTGGCTGCTGCGCACGCTGGGACCGACCCCGCGCATCACCATCGCCCAGCAGCTGGGCATGCACAACGGCGCGCTGACCCGGTTGACCCGCGAGCTGCTGATGCTGGACGTGGTGGAAGAACGCGGCCAGGTGCTGGCCGGCCAGCGCGGGCGTCCCTCGGTGCCACTGGCGCTGTCGGGCAAGGCCGGCTACGCCGCCGGCGCCACGGTGCACCCGGGCTGGCTGGAAATCGCCCTGGTCGATTTCGCCGGCCACATCGTCACCCGCGATGTGATGGCGTTCGACAGCCCGGACCCGAACGACTTCGTGCATGCGGTGGACCAGCGCCTGCGCGTACTGGCCACGCAGAGCGGGCTGATGCGCTCGCGCTTCCTCGGCCTGGGCGTTGCCGTGCCGGGCCCGGCAGTGCAGACCGGTCCTTCGCGCCGGCACACCGTGGACTGGCTGCATGGCTGGCGCGAGATCGACAACGACCATTTCTACGAGGACTACTTCGGCTTCCCGGTATGGGTGGAAAACGATGCCACCCTGGCCGCACTGGCCGAGTACTACGACAGCGGCCTGATCGGCGAGTGTGCCTCGGCCCTGCTGCTGTACCTGGGCCACGGCGTGGGCGGCGGGGTGATCCACCGCCGCGACGTGATGCGCGGTGAATTCGGCAATGCCGGCGATATCGGCCGCCTGTTCCGCATGGCCGCCCCGCGCCCATCCGGCATCGACCTGCTGGCCACCCTGCGTGAAGCCGGCGCGGACATCCATTCGCTGTTCGATCTGGAACACCACCTGGACCGCCATGCCGAGGTGGTCCAGGCGTGGGCCGCGCGCGCCGGCGAGCAGCTGGGGTTTGCCGCCAACACCGGCGTGGCCTGGCTGGACCCGGGTGCGGTGATCCTGTCCGGTTCGCTGCCACGGCCGGTGCTGGAAGCCGTCGGCCAGCACCTGCAGCCGGCGCGCTGGAGCAGTGCGCTGGACATCCTGCGCCACCCGGTGGTGCATGTTTCGCGGCTGGGCGGCTCAGCGGTGGCCGTCGGTGCCGCCCTGCTGCCGATCCACCAGCTGGGCGCGGACGGGATCGGGTAG
- a CDS encoding TonB-dependent receptor has translation MNMNRLVLGISLALASLHGAAAAAAEAPAAAPASSRQDAKGSSDAATLDTVVVTGAARTQRRFDASYAVNSLTREDVQKLAPKSYADLLGSVPGIHVEATGGEVQNITRLRGIPTDRGFIAFQQDGLPLYHELDGNFFNSGDGMNRIDVMNQRVEVVRGGPAPIYASSGGAIVNNILAEGSEQTQGKAQVTVGDTGLYRGEMYQSGALGKDTFYAVGGFLREHDGYRDNGFPNDKGGQIRGNIKHYFDDTSWFKVSGTFVDDHNTFYLPIPVADPRNPNVSLDPYINYFTGTLNSPALRSVNLKYLDGAGALQSMNRDLADGRHMRFGNVGFQYENSASDWTISFKSGYTKGRNTFDALYSTTNPVDGTTFANSYLNAARAAFGPGVARMGYALAGSNGASVYNPNTDSGLVMSAQYRAADSDFYSGQADLSATRLFETGMGTHDLNVGVYTAFFGSTALNVYQDMLLQVRGKPDLLDLVAYDANGNPLGYVTDKGTLRYTTTLNRGEVDARMFAVYANDTWTITDRLKIDAGIRHERYHYQGYAEQTAQANLGDPTTLADNTTRRFTGVVQNHELSPKATNWTIGANYDLTSAIGAYARASHMEVVPNSSVARSIDPTIVTTKLDQYELGLKAAYGRSYLYLTAFYTKFDPLNASFVAFNPVTGRNDQSVPFIGTAVSKGVELDGMFRATDWFSVSGAVTASDPQYKDLQNDSGADPAAVNGKQIVREPKLYGNLRPSVNFTVGDNAFETWLRYDFVGKSYVDLFNQTALPAYQTLGLGVSWKRGNWGAQLVGDNLTNEKGLTEGNTRTDALAGQGSAEAIYGRPLFGRNFRLMVSRSW, from the coding sequence ATGAACATGAACCGCCTGGTGCTGGGGATCTCCCTGGCGCTCGCCTCCCTGCATGGCGCGGCCGCCGCCGCCGCAGAAGCCCCGGCCGCCGCGCCGGCCTCGTCCCGCCAGGACGCCAAGGGCAGCAGCGATGCCGCCACCCTGGACACCGTGGTCGTCACCGGCGCCGCACGCACCCAGCGCCGCTTCGATGCCTCCTACGCGGTCAACTCGCTGACCCGCGAGGACGTGCAGAAGCTGGCCCCGAAGAGCTATGCCGACCTGCTCGGCAGCGTGCCCGGCATCCACGTGGAAGCCACCGGCGGCGAAGTGCAGAACATCACCCGCCTGCGCGGTATCCCCACCGACCGCGGCTTCATCGCCTTCCAGCAGGATGGCCTGCCGCTGTACCACGAGCTGGACGGCAACTTCTTCAACTCCGGCGATGGCATGAACCGCATCGACGTGATGAACCAGCGCGTGGAAGTGGTGCGCGGTGGCCCGGCGCCGATCTATGCCAGCAGCGGCGGTGCGATCGTCAACAACATCCTGGCCGAAGGCTCCGAACAGACCCAGGGCAAGGCGCAGGTGACGGTGGGCGACACCGGCCTGTACCGCGGCGAGATGTACCAGTCCGGCGCACTGGGCAAGGACACCTTCTACGCGGTCGGCGGCTTCCTGCGCGAACACGACGGCTACCGCGACAACGGCTTCCCCAATGACAAGGGCGGGCAGATCCGCGGCAACATCAAGCACTACTTCGACGACACCAGCTGGTTCAAGGTCAGCGGCACCTTCGTCGATGACCACAACACGTTCTACCTGCCGATTCCGGTGGCCGACCCGCGTAACCCGAACGTGTCGCTGGACCCGTACATCAACTACTTCACCGGCACCCTCAATTCGCCCGCGCTGCGCAGCGTGAACCTGAAGTACCTCGACGGCGCCGGTGCGCTGCAGAGCATGAACCGCGACCTGGCCGATGGCCGCCACATGCGTTTCGGCAACGTCGGCTTCCAGTACGAGAACAGCGCCAGCGACTGGACCATCTCGTTCAAGTCCGGCTACACCAAGGGCCGCAACACCTTCGATGCGCTGTACTCGACCACCAACCCGGTCGATGGCACCACCTTTGCCAACAGCTACCTCAATGCAGCGCGCGCCGCCTTCGGTCCGGGCGTGGCAAGGATGGGCTACGCACTGGCCGGAAGCAACGGTGCGTCGGTATACAACCCCAATACCGATTCCGGGCTGGTGATGTCGGCGCAGTACCGCGCGGCCGATTCGGATTTCTATTCCGGCCAGGCCGACCTGAGCGCCACGCGCCTGTTCGAAACGGGCATGGGCACCCATGACCTCAACGTGGGCGTGTACACCGCCTTCTTCGGCAGCACCGCGCTGAACGTCTACCAGGACATGCTGCTGCAGGTGCGTGGCAAGCCGGACCTGCTGGACCTGGTGGCCTACGATGCCAACGGCAATCCGCTGGGCTATGTCACCGACAAGGGCACCCTGCGCTACACCACCACGCTCAACCGCGGCGAAGTGGATGCACGCATGTTCGCCGTGTACGCCAACGACACCTGGACGATCACCGACCGCCTGAAGATCGACGCCGGCATCCGCCATGAGCGCTACCACTACCAGGGCTATGCCGAGCAGACCGCGCAGGCCAACCTGGGCGATCCGACCACGCTGGCCGACAACACCACGCGCCGCTTCACCGGCGTGGTGCAGAACCACGAACTGAGCCCGAAGGCGACCAACTGGACGATCGGCGCCAACTACGACCTGACCAGCGCGATCGGTGCCTATGCACGCGCCTCGCACATGGAGGTGGTGCCCAACTCCTCGGTGGCACGCAGCATCGACCCAACCATCGTCACCACCAAGCTGGACCAGTACGAGCTGGGCCTGAAGGCCGCCTACGGCCGCTCCTACCTGTACCTGACCGCGTTCTACACCAAGTTCGATCCGCTCAATGCTTCGTTCGTGGCGTTCAACCCGGTCACCGGCCGCAACGACCAGTCGGTGCCGTTCATCGGCACCGCCGTGTCCAAGGGTGTCGAGCTGGATGGCATGTTCCGCGCCACCGACTGGTTCAGCGTGTCCGGTGCGGTCACCGCCAGCGACCCGCAGTACAAGGACCTGCAGAATGATTCCGGTGCCGACCCGGCAGCGGTCAACGGCAAGCAGATCGTGCGCGAGCCGAAGCTGTACGGCAACCTGCGCCCGAGCGTGAACTTCACCGTGGGCGACAACGCATTCGAGACCTGGCTGCGTTACGACTTCGTCGGCAAGTCCTACGTCGACCTGTTCAACCAGACCGCGCTGCCGGCCTACCAGACCCTGGGCCTGGGCGTGTCCTGGAAGCGCGGCAACTGGGGTGCGCAGCTGGTGGGCGACAACCTGACCAACGAAAAGGGCCTGACCGAAGGCAACACCCGCACCGATGCGCTGGCCGGCCAGGGGTCGGCCGAAGCCATCTACGGGCGCCCGCTGTTCGGCCGCAACTTCCGCCTGATGGTCAGCCGGAGCTGGTGA
- a CDS encoding MFS transporter: protein MPPAAPALPRRLHAAGHFARTLSWSFTDLALGYYLHARLGLPAAQTGQLLFVSLAYSAVLDLLLAALFTAVRDQRRTALRLQLAGGAGTAASACLLFHPALASGGEERLAWLLAASLLFRTCYAVFDVAQNALTSLLPADDADAERYVTNRARVVPASKLCIAAALFAVVGDAGPAQAGNEWRISLAIGALVLLAAVPLACWRAPPLAMARAHGRSVALPMAALGPVLVAIAAETALTGLAGRVFPFIANGAALTFAMVAGMVLAPWITTGMQRSLGSELRTIIVQTVAGWGCVGLLLAQPPAALAITCAAGYGVCLAGVGLILWRRTALIARHHAARTGRHDDLTCFALLTGTMKLSIALSSLLLGQVLAAAEARHAGALDTVLLLTISGGMLSIAALALDARRGQARAPWLPGGRP from the coding sequence ATGCCCCCGGCTGCCCCCGCCCTGCCCCGCCGGCTCCATGCCGCCGGCCATTTCGCCCGCACCCTGTCCTGGTCGTTCACCGATCTGGCGCTGGGCTATTACCTGCACGCCCGGTTGGGCCTGCCGGCGGCCCAGACCGGGCAACTGCTGTTTGTTTCGCTGGCCTACAGCGCCGTCCTGGACCTGCTGCTGGCCGCACTGTTCACCGCCGTGCGTGACCAGCGCCGCACCGCCCTGCGCCTGCAGCTGGCCGGGGGAGCAGGCACCGCGGCCAGCGCCTGCCTGCTGTTCCACCCCGCCCTGGCCAGCGGTGGCGAAGAGCGCCTGGCCTGGTTGCTGGCAGCATCGCTGTTGTTCCGCACCTGCTATGCCGTATTCGATGTCGCGCAGAACGCACTGACCTCGCTGCTGCCGGCCGACGACGCCGATGCCGAGCGCTACGTGACCAACCGGGCACGGGTCGTGCCGGCGTCCAAGCTGTGCATCGCGGCCGCCCTGTTTGCCGTGGTGGGCGATGCCGGGCCCGCACAGGCCGGCAACGAGTGGCGGATCAGCCTGGCGATCGGCGCACTGGTGCTGCTGGCAGCGGTTCCGCTGGCCTGCTGGCGCGCACCGCCACTGGCCATGGCCCGCGCGCATGGCCGCAGCGTCGCCCTGCCGATGGCCGCGCTGGGGCCGGTGCTGGTGGCCATCGCCGCCGAGACTGCGCTGACCGGCCTGGCCGGGCGTGTGTTCCCGTTCATCGCCAACGGCGCTGCGCTGACCTTCGCGATGGTCGCCGGCATGGTGCTGGCCCCGTGGATCACCACCGGCATGCAACGGTCGCTGGGCAGCGAACTGCGCACCATCATCGTGCAGACCGTGGCCGGCTGGGGCTGCGTCGGCCTGCTGCTGGCGCAGCCACCGGCCGCGCTGGCGATCACCTGCGCGGCCGGGTACGGGGTGTGCCTGGCCGGGGTCGGGCTGATCCTGTGGCGACGCACGGCGCTGATCGCCCGCCATCACGCCGCGCGGACCGGGCGCCATGACGACCTGACCTGCTTTGCGCTGCTGACCGGCACCATGAAGCTGTCCATTGCGCTGTCCTCGCTGCTGCTGGGGCAGGTGCTGGCCGCCGCCGAGGCCCGTCATGCCGGCGCACTGGACACGGTGCTGCTGCTCACCATCAGCGGCGGCATGCTGTCCATCGCCGCACTGGCACTGGACGCGCGGCGGGGGCAGGCGCGCGCGCCGTGGCTGCCCGGGGGACGGCCATGA
- a CDS encoding response regulator transcription factor yields MTLRIIIADDHPVVRIGTRSVIESSGVGRVVAEAGDAQALIQLLASQPCDLLVTDYSMPGSPQADGFAMIGMIRRRHPDLPIVMLSVSSNLAILRMVREAGVLGLVDKGSSMDELPQAIQSVQRGQSYLSRTLKERVDAAGSERIAEEEGRPLSPREVEVLRLLGTGMTVKEISLQLHKSVSTISRQKGDAMQKLGLKGDAELFDYLRDGKL; encoded by the coding sequence ATGACTCTACGCATCATCATCGCCGACGATCATCCCGTGGTCCGCATCGGGACCCGTTCCGTGATCGAATCCAGCGGCGTAGGCCGGGTGGTGGCCGAAGCCGGCGACGCACAGGCCCTGATCCAGCTGCTGGCCAGCCAGCCCTGCGACCTGCTGGTCACCGACTATTCCATGCCCGGCAGCCCGCAGGCCGACGGCTTTGCGATGATCGGCATGATCCGCCGCCGCCACCCGGACCTGCCGATCGTGATGCTCAGCGTGTCGAGCAACCTGGCGATCCTGCGCATGGTGCGCGAGGCCGGCGTGCTGGGCCTGGTGGACAAGGGATCGTCGATGGACGAACTGCCCCAGGCGATCCAGAGCGTGCAGCGCGGCCAGTCCTACCTCAGCCGGACGCTGAAGGAGCGCGTGGACGCCGCCGGCAGCGAGCGCATCGCCGAGGAGGAAGGCCGGCCGTTGTCGCCACGCGAGGTGGAGGTGCTGCGCCTGCTGGGCACCGGGATGACGGTCAAGGAGATTTCGCTGCAGCTGCACAAGAGCGTGAGCACCATCAGCCGCCAGAAAGGCGATGCCATGCAGAAGCTGGGCCTGAAGGGCGACGCGGAACTGTTCGACTACCTGCGCGACGGCAAGCTGTAA